From Methanobacterium congolense, one genomic window encodes:
- a CDS encoding DUF2206 domain-containing protein, which translates to MNLSRDPVADGSKTTGESLVISWNIRRLLFIIMCLQVSIWGLYGIQSLSGFNVPFLSQILPFIYLTFVPGVLLLRVLRFDNLNGVERLIYSVGSSLVVVMSVGLVTNYFLLLIGISKPLSVIYILTVMTILVAILSALAYVRGDPDNFYSVDLKEYLNLTNIILVALPFLTILGTYMINVYGNNTLIFLTLSLIAVVPLLAAFDKMSEKSYPLAVFVVSLSLLFHISLISNFIYGRDAFYEYYVSTITLKNLYWTPNLSYELNALMSITILPTIYQKFCNVSLAYVFKAIYPFLFALVPLTLYELFRKYVCSKNSFLACFFMVSIISFYAEMPQLLRQEIGEIFFVLSILLLMDSKLDETRKYFLLVLFLVGITFSHYSMAYYFAFIILCTAIFHKLIKTGKIRAFHQKLKDVGLKKVGSVLALPKLETPSHVSINISYVVLVVVFILSWYIFVSRGTTYIDLVAVAASIYNNLVSEFLDIGGSEAMNIALTGSQTYITLKIVTAFNLLATFFISLGLFYSLYMGKKGKSVHFIPEYLILSIINFVLWILAIVVPYFSSILTANRLYHITLLILSPFVIIGGVKFFGLFRIGKTKALKLLSVCLVVFYVFNVGMVGSIIGEETSMGLDSSVADFPRANQGELVGARWLASHKLAGLQSFGDMYRMPIMGAFDWDKVDDFPKNVTWIGGNYIYLGTVNTDTGTALINGGRFSGGEYVSLNPWIGSKNRIYDNGKATIYK; encoded by the coding sequence ATGAACCTGAGCAGAGATCCTGTGGCAGATGGATCTAAGACCACAGGCGAGTCCCTGGTCATCTCCTGGAACATCAGAAGGTTGCTCTTTATTATAATGTGCCTGCAAGTTTCCATCTGGGGACTCTACGGCATTCAATCATTATCCGGATTTAACGTGCCATTTTTAAGCCAAATCTTACCCTTCATCTACCTGACCTTTGTACCGGGCGTTCTTCTACTGAGGGTACTGAGATTCGATAATTTGAATGGGGTTGAAAGGCTGATCTACTCCGTTGGAAGCAGTTTAGTCGTTGTTATGAGCGTTGGTCTGGTAACCAATTATTTCCTTCTTTTAATTGGAATTTCAAAGCCCCTTTCAGTGATATACATCCTCACGGTCATGACCATCCTGGTTGCGATCTTATCGGCACTGGCCTACGTTAGGGGGGACCCTGATAATTTTTACTCTGTGGATCTGAAGGAGTACCTCAACCTGACCAACATCATTCTGGTTGCCCTCCCATTTCTCACGATCCTGGGAACCTACATGATCAACGTTTACGGGAACAACACCCTGATATTTCTAACCCTTTCCCTCATTGCAGTTGTGCCACTCCTGGCAGCCTTTGATAAGATGTCGGAAAAATCTTACCCCCTGGCAGTTTTCGTTGTTTCACTGTCTCTACTCTTCCACATATCCCTGATTTCAAACTTCATCTATGGTAGGGATGCTTTTTACGAGTACTACGTTTCAACCATAACCCTGAAAAACCTGTACTGGACCCCCAATCTGAGCTACGAACTCAACGCTTTAATGAGCATCACCATCCTGCCAACCATCTATCAGAAGTTCTGTAACGTGAGCCTGGCCTACGTTTTCAAGGCCATTTACCCATTCCTCTTTGCACTGGTACCCCTGACCCTCTACGAGCTCTTCAGGAAATACGTGTGTTCAAAGAATTCATTTCTTGCATGTTTCTTCATGGTATCCATAATATCCTTCTACGCTGAAATGCCCCAGCTCCTGAGACAGGAAATCGGGGAGATCTTTTTTGTACTATCCATACTGTTACTAATGGACTCTAAATTAGATGAAACACGAAAATATTTCCTTTTAGTACTTTTCCTGGTTGGAATAACCTTTTCCCATTATTCAATGGCTTACTACTTTGCATTTATTATTCTCTGTACAGCCATCTTCCACAAACTGATTAAAACCGGTAAAATAAGGGCTTTCCATCAAAAACTTAAAGATGTGGGACTTAAAAAAGTGGGCAGTGTTCTAGCCCTGCCAAAACTGGAAACTCCATCCCATGTGTCCATAAACATTTCATACGTTGTGCTGGTTGTGGTTTTCATACTCTCATGGTACATCTTCGTTTCCAGGGGAACAACCTACATCGACCTGGTTGCTGTAGCTGCCAGCATATACAACAACCTCGTCTCTGAATTTTTGGATATTGGCGGTTCAGAGGCAATGAACATTGCACTGACAGGCTCACAAACCTACATCACACTCAAAATCGTCACTGCCTTTAACCTCCTTGCAACCTTTTTCATTTCCCTGGGTTTATTCTACTCATTGTACATGGGCAAAAAAGGAAAATCAGTACATTTTATTCCAGAATATCTAATTCTATCAATAATAAACTTTGTTCTGTGGATACTGGCAATTGTTGTCCCCTACTTCAGCTCCATTTTAACCGCGAATCGTCTGTACCATATAACACTCCTGATACTATCTCCCTTCGTGATTATTGGAGGTGTTAAATTCTTCGGCCTCTTCAGGATAGGAAAAACCAAGGCCCTGAAACTTTTATCAGTGTGTCTTGTTGTTTTTTACGTGTTCAACGTGGGTATGGTTGGATCCATCATCGGTGAGGAAACATCCATGGGCCTGGACAGCAGTGTGGCTGATTTCCCACGGGCAAATCAGGGGGAACTTGTAGGTGCCAGGTGGCTGGCTTCCCACAAGCTGGCTGGTTTACAGAGCTTTGGGGACATGTACCGCATGCCTATAATGGGTGCCTTTGACTGGGACAAGGTTGATGATTTCCCAAAGAACGTGACCTGGATCGGTGGAAACTACATTTACCTTGGTACCGTGAACACTGACACAGGAACTGCACTCATCAACGGCGGACGATTTTCAGGCGGAGAGTATGTGAGCTTGAATCCATGGATCGGCAGCAAGAACAGGATCTACGACAATGGAAAGGCCACCATCTACAAGTGA
- a CDS encoding glycosyltransferase family 2 protein, with the protein MNHPRVSIIILNWNGWKDTVEALESLYQIEYPNYQVVVVDNHSEDDSIERILEYCDGSLKVESPFFGYDPNNKPVNVLEIEEEELKNSDKGETSFSSSLESENNFGHVKNHLVLIKNRENHGFAGGNNVGMRYALKNLNPDFLLLLNNDTVVDPSFLDELLNQVGNAGIAGSKIYFYHDRDLIQSLGFKIKWSRGEMVSVGYMGRDESKSRDGSKDYGNDLDAVSGCSMLIRREVLDEIGLFNEKCFLYYEDTDICLRAKRAGFKIVCADRSKLWHKDSASSKKISGTREYYSARNLFLFMRKYAGKKEFYTFLIYFFFLKFWFTAALILLYHRETSAFGSYVKGISDGLNGRY; encoded by the coding sequence ATGAATCATCCCAGGGTTTCAATAATAATTCTTAACTGGAACGGTTGGAAGGATACTGTTGAAGCTTTGGAATCACTGTATCAGATAGAATATCCAAATTACCAGGTGGTGGTCGTTGACAACCACTCTGAAGATGATTCAATTGAAAGGATACTGGAGTACTGTGATGGCAGTTTAAAGGTTGAATCACCATTTTTTGGGTATGATCCCAATAACAAACCAGTAAATGTACTGGAAATAGAAGAGGAAGAACTTAAAAATTCTGATAAGGGTGAAACGAGTTTTTCGTCCAGTTTAGAGTCTGAAAACAATTTTGGACATGTAAAAAACCATCTCGTGCTGATAAAAAATCGTGAAAATCATGGATTTGCAGGGGGAAACAACGTAGGGATGAGATACGCTTTAAAAAATTTAAACCCTGATTTTTTACTACTTCTGAACAACGACACCGTTGTTGACCCCTCTTTTTTAGATGAACTTTTGAATCAGGTGGGGAATGCAGGTATTGCAGGTTCCAAGATTTACTTCTACCATGACAGGGATTTGATACAGTCTCTGGGCTTTAAAATTAAATGGTCACGTGGAGAAATGGTTTCAGTGGGTTATATGGGCCGGGACGAATCTAAAAGCAGAGACGGATCTAAAGATTATGGTAATGATCTGGATGCTGTTTCAGGATGTTCCATGCTTATCAGAAGGGAGGTTCTGGATGAAATCGGGCTCTTCAATGAAAAATGTTTTCTCTACTATGAAGACACGGATATCTGTCTCAGAGCAAAGAGGGCTGGTTTTAAAATCGTCTGTGCAGATAGATCAAAGCTCTGGCACAAGGATTCAGCAAGCTCCAAAAAAATAAGTGGAACCCGTGAGTACTACTCAGCACGGAACCTATTCCTCTTCATGAGAAAATACGCAGGGAAAAAAGAGTTCTACACATTTTTAATCTACTTCTTCTTCCTCAAATTCTGGTTTACAGCTGCACTTATCCTACTGTACCACAGGGAAACATCTGCCTTTGGTTCTTATGTTAAAGGGATTTCAGATGGTTTAAATGGAAGGTACTGA
- a CDS encoding flippase: MAAIQRIAKNVGVLFIAQIITYTLGFFITMYTARYLGAGGFGIISLALSITGIFGVFSDLGLSTLMVREVAREKFLTDKYVVNLSILKVLLSILTFGLVAATVTIIGYSELVSTVIYLITLSTVLNAFTLVLNSVFQANEKMEYISVNYVLNSALMAVGTAVGIYYALDVVYFASVYVVSTLLVLILAIIIYLWKFSLPKLEIDLSFWKPTLNEAWPFGVSTALSNIYYFADSVILSVMVSTEVVGWYNASYRIIAVMLFIPILLNTVLFPVMSQFYVTSKDYFRLVYEKYFKYMVMIGIPIGVGTTLLADKIILLIFGGAYAPSIIALQILIWALVISFLSGAFTLLLQTSNKQMVITKITSINVVLNVVLNLILIPYFSYVGSSVVTVATQLSAFLLSLKAVSERGYGLTRKERSYLAKTVFASMIMGVFLVYFRDLNLFVLILLGTVIYFIVVCLVNGFDKEDIAIVKNIINK; this comes from the coding sequence ATGGCCGCGATTCAGAGGATAGCGAAGAACGTAGGTGTTTTGTTCATAGCCCAGATCATAACGTACACACTGGGCTTCTTCATAACCATGTACACTGCCCGGTACCTGGGAGCTGGAGGGTTCGGTATAATATCCCTTGCACTTTCCATAACTGGTATATTCGGTGTTTTCAGTGACCTTGGTCTGAGCACCCTCATGGTAAGGGAAGTTGCACGGGAAAAGTTCCTTACAGATAAATACGTGGTGAACCTTTCAATTCTGAAGGTTCTTCTGAGTATCCTGACCTTCGGACTTGTTGCTGCAACAGTTACGATTATAGGATATTCAGAACTCGTGAGCACGGTTATCTACCTCATCACATTATCAACTGTGCTTAACGCCTTTACCCTGGTTTTAAATTCTGTTTTTCAGGCAAACGAAAAAATGGAGTACATATCAGTTAACTACGTTTTAAACAGTGCTTTAATGGCCGTTGGTACTGCCGTTGGCATATATTACGCTTTAGATGTGGTTTACTTCGCTTCAGTTTACGTTGTTTCAACTCTTCTGGTTCTGATCCTTGCCATCATCATCTACCTCTGGAAGTTTTCCCTACCCAAACTGGAGATTGATTTAAGTTTCTGGAAGCCTACGCTCAATGAAGCCTGGCCCTTTGGAGTGAGCACAGCCCTTTCTAACATTTACTACTTCGCAGATTCAGTGATACTGTCTGTTATGGTCAGCACAGAAGTGGTGGGCTGGTACAACGCGTCCTACAGAATAATAGCAGTTATGTTATTCATTCCAATCCTTCTCAATACTGTGCTCTTTCCAGTGATGTCCCAGTTCTACGTAACATCCAAAGACTACTTCCGGCTGGTTTATGAAAAGTATTTCAAGTACATGGTGATGATCGGGATTCCAATAGGTGTTGGGACAACCCTGCTGGCAGATAAGATCATCCTCCTCATCTTTGGAGGCGCCTACGCACCATCCATAATTGCCCTGCAGATACTCATCTGGGCACTTGTAATCAGTTTCTTGAGCGGTGCATTCACACTTCTACTGCAAACATCCAATAAACAGATGGTTATAACAAAGATAACCTCCATCAACGTGGTTTTAAACGTTGTTCTCAACTTAATTTTGATACCCTACTTCAGTTACGTGGGGTCTAGTGTTGTTACCGTTGCAACACAGCTTTCTGCCTTTTTATTATCCCTGAAGGCGGTTTCTGAGAGGGGATATGGATTAACCAGAAAAGAGAGATCTTATCTGGCTAAAACAGTTTTTGCAAGCATGATCATGGGAGTATTCCTTGTTTACTTCAGGGACCTGAATTTATTCGTTCTCATTCTACTGGGAACAGTGATATATTTCATAGTAGTGTGCCTCGTCAACGGATTCGACAAGGAAGATATTGCCATCGTTAAAAATATTATCAATAAATAG
- a CDS encoding glycosyltransferase: MYVKEIGRIKLAHEAIYKAIEDGDRIIINTIEKMASRVRKLSENNEHDENTLQDIIIFDDLFPHPVSAFRFQEYSSYLEHFERIKIYSTGSALEYIKEGKPLETVIKDYEEEFPQFKGKVESYVPKTILHPKTMLGPERISQSKAAYTLFLNNIYAYIDIIERYKIPFVFTLYPGGGFYLNDKISDNKLKKVLSSPYFRKVIVNQQVTYDYLVDNNLCEAEQIQHIFGVVTPLKMLEKEYRDKKYFGRDKTVLDICFVSHKYTKRGVDKGYDVFIEVAHELAAKYPNINFHVVGGFDEEEIDVTRIRDRIHFYGPQLSDWFHEFYQDKDIILSPNIPFKLMDGAFDGFPTGCCTDAGLHKVSIFCTDEMHEHPGKYEDGKEMVIIPHDAQEIVKIIENYYQHPGKLQEIGEAGCLRIKEIYSYENQIAPRIKILEDVINDQK; the protein is encoded by the coding sequence ATGTATGTTAAGGAAATTGGAAGAATTAAATTAGCCCACGAAGCAATTTACAAAGCAATAGAAGATGGTGACAGGATCATCATCAACACCATCGAAAAGATGGCGTCGAGGGTACGGAAATTATCAGAAAACAATGAACATGATGAGAACACTTTGCAGGACATCATCATCTTCGACGATCTCTTTCCCCACCCAGTATCTGCCTTCAGGTTTCAGGAGTACAGTTCCTACCTTGAACACTTCGAGAGGATAAAGATTTACTCCACAGGATCCGCCCTCGAATATATAAAAGAAGGAAAACCCCTTGAAACTGTGATCAAAGACTACGAGGAAGAATTTCCTCAATTCAAAGGTAAAGTTGAAAGCTACGTTCCAAAAACGATTTTACATCCAAAAACTATGTTAGGTCCTGAAAGGATTTCACAATCAAAGGCAGCTTACACACTGTTTTTAAACAACATCTACGCATACATAGACATCATAGAGAGGTACAAAATACCCTTCGTGTTCACACTGTATCCAGGCGGAGGTTTTTATTTGAATGACAAAATTTCAGATAACAAGCTAAAAAAAGTCCTTTCTTCACCTTACTTCAGGAAGGTCATCGTGAATCAACAGGTCACCTACGACTACCTTGTGGACAACAACCTATGTGAGGCAGAGCAGATCCAGCATATCTTTGGTGTTGTAACCCCTTTAAAGATGCTGGAGAAGGAATACCGTGACAAGAAGTACTTTGGTAGGGACAAAACTGTTCTGGACATATGTTTCGTGTCCCACAAGTACACCAAAAGGGGTGTGGATAAGGGATACGATGTTTTTATAGAGGTTGCCCATGAACTGGCAGCGAAGTACCCTAATATCAATTTCCATGTTGTTGGTGGTTTTGATGAAGAAGAGATTGATGTTACCAGGATAAGGGACAGGATCCATTTTTATGGGCCCCAGTTATCTGACTGGTTCCATGAGTTTTACCAGGACAAGGACATTATCCTATCCCCAAATATCCCTTTTAAATTGATGGATGGAGCGTTTGATGGATTTCCAACGGGTTGTTGTACAGATGCAGGTTTGCATAAGGTTTCAATCTTCTGCACCGATGAGATGCATGAGCATCCAGGAAAATATGAAGATGGGAAGGAGATGGTGATCATCCCCCACGATGCCCAGGAGATCGTGAAGATCATCGAAAACTACTATCAACATCCTGGGAAACTGCAGGAAATTGGTGAAGCAGGATGTTTAAGAATAAAAGAGATTTACAGCTATGAAAACCAGATAGCTCCGCGAATAAAAATCTTAGAAGATGTGATAAATGATCAGAAATGA
- a CDS encoding glycosyltransferase family 2 protein: MMSWDDVKFYSEMYARRIRYMYPIKNHLESRRNKKILEENRLKYKNTENPLVSVLIATYNRPELLTERAVPSVLRQTYQNFELIIIGDHCTNDTEERLKKFKDERIKFFNLPERGKYPEDPHKRWLVAGTAPANKAIELSSGEWLAPLDDDDEFSDDHIETLLKFATDNDYDMVYGKVRMETEPDKWDELGSYPLEGSCISHMAVLYSSRLKFMKYDINCWKYIEPVDLKMWRQMKEAGARIGFINRIVGNHYLEKNQEKE; this comes from the coding sequence ATGATGAGCTGGGATGATGTTAAGTTCTACTCCGAGATGTACGCTCGAAGAATCAGGTACATGTATCCAATCAAGAATCATCTGGAGAGTAGAAGAAATAAAAAGATTCTGGAAGAAAATCGGTTGAAATATAAAAATACAGAGAATCCTCTTGTTTCAGTTTTAATAGCAACATATAATCGCCCTGAGCTTTTAACAGAACGTGCAGTGCCTTCAGTACTGAGACAAACTTACCAGAACTTCGAACTGATAATCATTGGCGACCACTGTACCAACGACACCGAGGAGAGGTTGAAAAAGTTCAAGGATGAAAGGATAAAGTTCTTCAACCTTCCTGAAAGGGGTAAATATCCCGAGGATCCCCATAAACGATGGCTGGTTGCAGGCACTGCCCCTGCAAACAAAGCCATTGAACTGTCCTCTGGTGAGTGGCTGGCGCCCCTGGATGACGATGATGAATTTTCTGATGACCACATTGAAACCCTTCTGAAATTTGCCACGGACAACGATTACGATATGGTCTATGGAAAGGTCCGCATGGAAACTGAACCTGATAAATGGGATGAACTGGGTTCATACCCACTTGAAGGCAGCTGCATCTCCCACATGGCCGTGCTCTACAGTTCCAGGTTAAAATTCATGAAATACGACATCAACTGCTGGAAGTACATCGAACCTGTTGACCTTAAGATGTGGAGGCAGATGAAGGAAGCAGGTGCAAGAATTGGATTCATAAACAGGATCGTTGGAAACCATTACCTCGAAAAAAACCAGGAAAAGGAATGA
- a CDS encoding GNAT family N-acetyltransferase produces MKVITEGKIWNKALEENFHNPDVYFKYEYYNLYENHYGVKPECIFWEDEHMKVFWPHLIRDVSKLTRCEDFSCYDLTSPYGYGGPLITMNTPNTRRASQSTRAFFEDYREYALKNHYISELIRFDPILMNWEPFEGIFNIEHVNDVVLVDLSQELDNIWCDIRRGHKRHIKTSIKEGCKVRFIENPSDKDFSDFIKLYCGTMDRNHANQKYYFSTEFIEDHFKLLNTLFVAVEDGNNIIGMTMFIYGNNSIHYHLTGAVRDTKKVHPSHLTLFETMKWAKERNFKYLNLGGGKKKNDNLFEFKRRFSKLTRESYIGKLIFNEKVYSELINLNGRVPEETTCFPRYRYGYNEEIV; encoded by the coding sequence ATGAAAGTTATAACTGAAGGAAAGATTTGGAACAAAGCCCTGGAGGAAAACTTCCATAACCCTGATGTGTACTTCAAGTATGAGTACTACAACCTGTACGAGAATCATTACGGCGTGAAACCAGAGTGTATCTTCTGGGAAGATGAACACATGAAGGTTTTCTGGCCCCATCTCATCAGGGACGTGTCCAAATTAACGAGGTGTGAAGATTTTTCATGCTACGACCTAACTAGTCCCTACGGTTACGGTGGACCCCTCATAACCATGAACACCCCCAACACCAGAAGGGCATCCCAATCAACCAGAGCCTTCTTTGAAGATTACAGGGAGTATGCTTTAAAAAATCATTACATATCTGAATTAATAAGATTTGACCCTATTTTAATGAACTGGGAACCTTTTGAAGGAATTTTCAACATTGAACACGTGAACGATGTTGTACTGGTTGATCTATCACAAGAACTGGACAATATTTGGTGTGATATTCGAAGGGGACATAAACGTCATATAAAAACTTCAATTAAGGAAGGATGTAAAGTAAGATTTATAGAAAACCCTTCAGACAAAGATTTTTCTGATTTTATAAAGCTTTACTGCGGTACCATGGACAGGAACCATGCGAATCAAAAATATTATTTTTCTACAGAGTTCATTGAAGACCACTTCAAATTATTAAACACCCTGTTTGTAGCGGTAGAAGATGGAAACAACATTATTGGAATGACCATGTTCATTTATGGGAATAATTCAATCCATTACCACCTTACAGGAGCAGTTAGAGATACTAAAAAGGTACACCCATCTCATCTAACATTATTTGAGACAATGAAATGGGCTAAGGAACGAAACTTTAAATATTTAAATCTGGGGGGAGGTAAGAAAAAAAATGATAACCTCTTTGAATTTAAAAGACGTTTTTCCAAGTTAACACGGGAATCTTATATTGGTAAGTTGATATTTAATGAAAAGGTCTACAGTGAACTGATAAACCTCAATGGAAGAGTTCCTGAAGAAACAACATGTTTTCCCAGGTACAGATATGGATACAATGAAGAAATAGTGTAA
- the nikR gene encoding nickel-responsive transcriptional regulator NikR: protein MRISMSLPKKLMNEFDDVLKDRGYNSRSKGIRDALKDYILRYQWMNEIEGERIGVITVIYDHHATGVMEDITDAQHEYGEYVNAVMHIHMNEKYCLEVIVIHGDVKFIRNLTEKLMRLKGVEHVKLTSTAVKE from the coding sequence ATGCGAATAAGCATGTCACTGCCTAAGAAACTAATGAATGAATTTGATGATGTTCTGAAGGACAGGGGATACAATTCCAGATCGAAGGGTATCCGTGATGCCCTCAAGGATTACATACTGCGCTACCAGTGGATGAATGAAATTGAAGGTGAACGCATAGGTGTTATAACCGTGATCTACGACCACCATGCAACAGGGGTCATGGAGGACATCACCGATGCCCAGCACGAGTACGGTGAATACGTGAATGCAGTCATGCACATCCACATGAACGAGAAGTACTGTCTTGAGGTTATAGTGATCCACGGGGATGTTAAATTCATCCGCAACCTGACTGAAAAGCTCATGAGGCTTAAGGGTGTTGAACACGTTAAGTTAACAAGCACAGCAGTCAAGGAATGA